The Lutibacter sp. Hel_I_33_5 genome has a window encoding:
- a CDS encoding ABC transporter substrate-binding protein — MYKSVFTSIFCFFFLLQFTACKEIKKETNYNSKIKSLLNINYAKGFDFKKDTLFIKTPYKNSNEDFIYRIQYKKDDGNLSDKNTTTLLVPIEKMVATSTTHLPMIELLNEENSLIGFPHTKYVSSEKTRALIDSGKITELGKESSLNTEVLLDLNPELVVGYSVNSINKVFQTIEKAGIPVIQNGDWLEETPLGRAEWIKFFGVLFDKSKEADSIFKSIEKSYLEAKEIALKAKNKPTVLSGAIMSKDIWNLPAGESFVATFLNDANLNYLWKDTKGKGSLSLSYESVLEKAQDADFWIAPGYFSSKEQMLASNKQYKNFKSFKEDNIYTPSTKKGKTGGVIYYELASTRPDLVLKDIIKITNPELLPTYTLTFFEKME, encoded by the coding sequence ATGTATAAATCAGTTTTTACTTCTATTTTTTGCTTCTTTTTTCTTTTACAATTCACAGCTTGTAAAGAAATAAAAAAAGAAACTAACTATAATTCAAAAATTAAATCATTACTTAACATAAATTACGCTAAAGGTTTTGATTTTAAGAAAGATACACTTTTTATAAAAACTCCATATAAAAATTCAAATGAAGATTTCATTTATAGAATTCAATATAAAAAAGATGATGGAAATTTAAGTGATAAAAACACAACTACTCTTCTTGTTCCTATAGAAAAAATGGTAGCAACTTCTACTACGCACCTTCCTATGATCGAATTATTAAACGAGGAAAATTCGTTAATCGGATTTCCACATACTAAATATGTTTCCTCAGAAAAAACAAGAGCATTAATTGATAGTGGAAAAATTACAGAGTTAGGGAAAGAATCATCTTTAAATACAGAAGTTCTTTTAGATTTAAATCCAGAATTAGTTGTTGGTTATTCTGTAAATTCAATTAATAAAGTATTTCAAACTATAGAAAAAGCTGGTATCCCTGTAATTCAAAATGGCGATTGGCTTGAAGAAACACCATTAGGAAGAGCAGAATGGATTAAGTTTTTTGGCGTTTTATTTGATAAATCTAAAGAAGCAGACAGTATATTCAAATCAATAGAGAAAAGTTATCTAGAAGCAAAAGAAATAGCGTTAAAAGCAAAAAATAAACCAACTGTACTTTCAGGAGCCATCATGAGTAAGGATATTTGGAATTTACCTGCTGGTGAAAGTTTCGTTGCTACATTTTTAAATGACGCAAACCTAAACTACTTATGGAAAGACACTAAAGGAAAAGGAAGTTTATCCTTAAGTTATGAAAGTGTTTTAGAAAAAGCGCAAGATGCCGATTTTTGGATTGCCCCAGGATATTTTAGTTCAAAAGAACAAATGTTAGCTAGTAATAAGCAGTATAAAAACTTTAAATCATTTAAAGAAGATAATATTTACACGCCTTCTACAAAAAAAGGAAAAACTGGAGGAGTTATTTATTACGAGTTAGCGTCTACTAGACCCGATTTAGTTTTAAAAGATATTATTAAAATTACAAACCCAGAATTACTTCCAACCTATACGTTAACTTTCTTTGAAAAAATGGAATAA